Proteins encoded by one window of Agelaius phoeniceus isolate bAgePho1 chromosome 3, bAgePho1.hap1, whole genome shotgun sequence:
- the LOC143693653 gene encoding protocadherin Fat 4-like, with product MVWYSIVCQRIGTTDQIENGRNVKLIDVNDNAPEFQQANYSAAVSEVAGINSTVVKVEAVDKDISPEFSILTYSLWGPNSDYFSIREGDGNVMVKKPLDYNEVNFFNLTVQAKERFGNQSTTAPLIINVEDYDTLNPYFSQSTYNGNITENQVGPLTVFPEVLAQDGDKGINEKIIYSIKLVNPPDYYNRFSINDAGVLEVKTSIDREKCPNLVVGIQAAQQDKIFKTADAVVLVTIGDKNDNDPVLSQPSYNVSLPENFPNGMEVLQITATDRDEGGFQGTLSLAPGDSPFQLSPTGILTVTNSSLLDRERVPSIHLQVTARDHLAPHQNVSSPINIVLLDENDNSPAFTDTPYRRDIFLNMTAGMALLQVTAADPDDGINGEISFTLAGGNEDEHFELDTSTGQISLKTVIPLKINQHKKFVLWITATDGGVTPRSSSVPVEINAFGDSRPQFTQKTYNVSVKEELAPPVEVAQVQYDALNPHIPVEFRVLTESASFAINDKGVISTKTRLNYESQKSYTLNISLSDGSTADYATVFIRVTDVNDNSPVFGVTNTTVAIMENTPAGTNVTSVSATDVDEGYNGLVVYTLKGGEGKMDIDSSGFIFLQKVLDREEQGFYNLTVIASDQGQPARSTALNLTIVIDDENDNAPAFSSSRYEVNVPEDQELGSALLTLSATDRDAGANALVTYRVTDQRPPTSSPVFLVDSSTGQLSLSQQLDYETIKEFEMKVQASDGGQPAMSSETLVVVRVEDVNDNPPEFSQAAYDVSVFENHLKGSPVYTFSVADKDEAGFSQGYFVLSSPSFTVDFPGTLSLRNDTELDRETTSAFTLQVWAVDNVTNGLSSSALFHITVLDVNDNNPEFQNLPYSFEALEGEYTLNNATRVGHVTATDLDEGENARISYYLSAEDGDNPFSIQQDGTILVTGSVDRESKDKYELLLLASDNGVPQRQNFTHVSIRVLDVNDNPPEFTRAQYSASIPVAAAKEGQSVLAVSATDPDLGNNAVISYSLTNHSDDFHINNGTGEISLSNNLEHITADTVVTLTVVATDHGVPQLTSSASVTLYLLVDDPSFGLAFESSSYEFSIEENKGPGSAVGSVKALSGSIAVQVGYSLKSHWDKFSIGDQGDIVALVRLDREEGDLYSILVQAVDSLLPPNTAVALVTVRVEDINDNPPVFSAWIQTHLSAPENAAGLDLGTFSATDLDVGDNALISYSLQDDFAGTFHINSSTGKLMTKKPLDREVMDSYELKIIATDSGKPAQSASLVLSITVEDVNDNPPVLPQKSYSVTVRENEPPHVILSAVATDADIGYNAIIHYTITGETTSFHVGELSGDIATLQPLDYESQSQYKFILKAFNTGEPHLQDTANITVTVEDVNEEGPVFDQSSYHKILLDNSTAGTLVVDINARDEGKGYDEGIFYNISGGNSEGLFNLSSTTGELRLTRDLSTQSAALYYSLNVTATDSGLPPLSASVKVSVVVVPMDVSFPVFLEEAYHPAPLPEQSPPDTFVVEVRALYKLPVDYSITSGDEEGYFIIHPSSGIVRTSKNLKLEDFPVNFKVRATDSSNAAIFNEVEVKVEVIDENNFPPVFPSSLLEERLPEHSPATQIVQLKAQDSDTGRNGFLTYGILNGQGLKFRINETTGILYSTAPFDYEEEPTEYQVVVYAEDDGIPEKKRGYCTVVIKITDINDWPPVFDPVPDFSVQENVPVGFIVGKITASDRDTGDNAFILYDLTGEGENIFEIDAIQGIIKIRNSPDYETMNKYNLTVTAVNNKSAPFYQAAIHVRVAVVDVNDNAPVFAQSSYSAAMNMVNPVGAPVLTVSATDRDQGHNGLIEYYILPDATVSPFFLIEDLSEGKIITTGNLSRSGEMHLTVMAKDKGSPPLNGTAVVTLSVFDNRPFVPRFNKSEISVSVLENTGVDYLIYDFAVVETSGKPIDYTVVSGNERGHFRLDPESGELRTAVNLDYEEVSQYVILIQANRRVSSAAEVQRSGLFAENAAMLTISVQDVNEQPVFSSPSYSARIPSSVPYKYPVTTVQATDPDSGDNGSLQYSLVGGQTNEFDINENTGQIFTVSVAGKAGTFYLQVQAADQGTRRLTAQTTVNVTVDSSSSSNVVMLVLNQKISVVERKSVEVQRVLEEKLGWNVYVLNIYSKESDRNARSSTDETQVNIIAFDEAHQEVSAEDVKRKLREQKAAIELGLQDVFSAPVSAAVPEAAAAPAPPERTAAIVLGVLLAITFIAFLAYVLLDLKRKRKYGKQDLVKKVDIMEGIDNPWADDKNGSLKSLEKPEHMNNGRTEVMSFDNLEGTRGDDSEKDEIQAPQKDNYLETVLLDYKGESEENGAPKKVAGSRNAEVQPTARFTTEQVTRFLIAKHGVKGYFIVIHQVTEAIIKKS from the exons GTAGCTGGAATTAATTCCACGGTTGTAAAAGTGGAAGCTGTGGATAAGGACATTTCACCAGAATTCAGCATCCTTACTTACAGTCTTTGG GGCCCAAACTCTGATTACTTTTCTATAAGGGAGGGAGATGGAAACGTCATGGTGAAAAAACCACTGGATTACAACGAGGTCAACTTTTTCAATTTAACAGTCCAAGCAAAG GAAAGATTTGGAAACCAGAGCACCACTGCACCATTAATAATTAATGTGGAAGATTATGATACATTGAACCCCTATTTCAGTCAATCCACATACAATGGCAATATCACTGAAAACCAG GTGGGTCCTCTGACTGTTTTCCCAGAGGTCTTGGCTCAAGATGGAGACAAAGgcataaatgaaaaaataatttacagcATCAAGCTGG tGAACCCACCAGACTATTACAACAGATTTTCAATCAATGACGCTGGAGTGTTGGAAGTCAAGACTTCAATTGACAGAGAAAAATGTCCAAACCTTGTGGTGGGCATTCAG GCAGCTCAGCAAGACAAGATTTTCAAAACAGCTGATGCAGTAGTTCTGGTTACTATTGGAGACAAGAATGACAATGATCCAGTACTGTCACAACCAAGTTATAATGTCTCACTTCCAGAAAATTTCCCAAATGGGATGGAAGTTCTTCAAATAACAGCTACTGACAGAGATGAG GGAGGCTTCCAGGGAACGCTCAGCCTCGCTCCAGGTGACAGCCCCTTCCAGCTGAGTCCCACCGGGATCCTCACCGTGACGAACTCCTCGCTGCTGGACAGGGAGAGGGTGCCCTCCATTCACCTCCAG GTCACTGCTAGAGATCATTTGGCACCTCACCAAAATGTGAGCTCTCCTATCAACATAGTGCTGCTGGATGAGAATGACAACAGCCCAGCCTTTACAGACACACCATACAGACGAGACATTTTCCTCAACATGACTGCAGGAATGGCCCTTCTTCAG gttACTGCTGCTGATCCAGATGATGGTATAAATGGAGAGATAAGCTTCACCTTAGCTGGTGGCAATGAAGATGAACACTTTGAATTGGATACATCCACAGGACAAATCAGTTTAAAAACAgtaatcccattaaaaatcaaCCAGCATAAGAAGTTTGTCTTGTGGATAACAGCTACTGATG GTGGGGTCACTCCAAGAAGTTCATCAGTGCCAGTAGAAATCAATGCATTTGGAGATTCCAGACCACAGTTTACTCAGAAAACATACAATGTGTCCGTGAAAGAAGAGCTGGCTCCTCCTGTTGAAGTAGCACAA GTGCAGTATGATGCTTTAAATCCCCACATACCAGTTGAGTTTCGGGTGCTGACAGAATCTGCTTCATTTGCCATCAATGACAAGGGAGTCATCTCAACCAAAACCAGACTGAACTACGAATCCCAGAAAAGTTACACTCTCAATATTTCCCTGTCAGATGGAAGCACTGCTGACTATGCCACGGTGTTTATCAGAGTTACAGATGTCAATGATAACAGCCCCGTGTTTGGTGTAACCAACACCACCGTTGCCATCATGGAGAACACGCCAGCAGGGACCAACGTCACCAGCGTGTCAGCCACGGACGTGGATGAGGGCTACAATGGATTAGTGGTTTACACCCTGAAGggtggagaaggaaaaatggaTATTGACAGCTCAGGATTCATTTTCCTGCAAAAGGTGCTGGACAGAGAAGAACAAGGCTTCTATAACCTAACTGTGATTGCCAGTGACCAAGGCCAACCCGCGCGATCTACAGCGCTCAACCTGACCATCGTCATCGATGACGAGAACGACAACGCCCCGGCCTTCTCATCGAGCAGGTACGAAGTGAATGTCCCTGAAGAccaggagctgggcagtgccCTGCTGACACTGTCTGCTACAgacagggatgctggggccaacGCCCTCGTGACGTACCGAGTCACTGACCAGCGACCTCCAACCTCCTCCCCGGTGTTCCTTGTCGACTCCAGCACGGGCCAGCTCAGCCTGAGCCAGCAGCTGGACTATGAAACCATAAAGGAATTTGAAATGAAAGTACAGGCATCAGATGGAGGGCAGCCAGCTATGAGCAGTGAAACGCTCGTAGTTGTTCGTGTCGAAGATGTCAATGATAACCCACCAGAATTCAGTCAGGCAGCTTATGATGTATCTGTGTTTGAAAACCATCTGAAGGGGAGTCCTGTCTACACATTCAGTGTTGCTGACAAGGATGAG GCTGGCTTTTCTCAGGGATACTTTGTTCTCAGCAGCCCTTCATTTACTGTGGATTTCCCTGGAACACTCTCATTAAGGAATGACACAGAACTGGACAGGGAGACTACATCTGCATTCACTTTACAA GTATGGGCAGTTGATAATGTAACAAATGGGCTTAGTTCAAGTGCCTTGTTCCACATCACTGTTCTGGATGTCAATGATAACAACCCTGAGTTTCAGAATCTGCCATACAGTTTTGAGGCTCTGGAAGGGGAATATACCTTGAATAATGCCACTAGAGTTGGACATGTGACTGCTACTGATTTGGATGAGGGAGAGAATGCACGAATTAGTTATTACTTGTCAGCTGAGGATGGGGATAATCCATTCAGCATCCAGCAG GATGGAACCATTTTGGTCACTGGCTCTGTCGACCGAGAAAGTAAAGACAAGtatgagctgctcctgctggcatcTGATAATGGAGTGCCTCAGAGGCAG AACTTCACACACGTCAGCATCAGAGTGTTGGATGTGAATGACAACCCCCCTGAGTTCACAAGGGCACAGTACTCAGCCAGCATCCCCGTGGCAGCAGCAAAGGAGGGACAGTCTGTCCTGGCAGTGTCTGCCACTGACCCCGACCTTGGGAACAACGCTGTCATTTCATACAG CCTCACGAACCATTCTGATGATTTCCATATAAACAATGGCACTGGAGAAATCTCTCTCAGCAATAACCTGGAGCACATCACAGCTGACACAGTTGTGACACTGACAGTTGTTGCCACTGACCATGGAGTTCCTCAGCTTACCTCAAGTG CCTCTGTTACTCTCTACTTGCTGGTAGATGACCCCAGCTTTGGGCTGGCTTTTGAGAGCTCCAGCTACGAGTTCAGCATTGAGGAGAACAAAGGCCCAGGGAGTGCAGTGGGCTCTGTGAAGGCTCTGAGTGGCAGCATTGCTGTGCAGGTCGGCTACTCCCTGAAATCCCACTGGGACAAGTTCTCCATCGGGGACCAAGGCGACATCGTGGCCCTGGTGAGGCTGGACAGGGAGGAAGGAGACCTGTACAGCATCCTTGTGCAAGCTGTGGATTCCCTGCTGCCACCCAACACAGCTGTTGCTTTG GTAACTGTGAGAGTTGAAGACATCAATGACAACCCTCCAGTTTTCTCAGCTTGGATCCAAACTCATTTATCAGCTCCTGAGAATGCAGCTGGTCTAGACTTGGGCACATTTTCTGCTACTGATCTGGATGTAGGAGATAATGCACTAATCAGCTACTCTCTGCAAGATGATTTTGCTGGAACATTCCATATTAACAGTTCTACTGGCAAGCTGatgacaaaaaaacccttaGACAGAGAAGTGATGGACAGTTATGAATTGAAAATAATT GCCACTGATTCTGGGAAGCCAGCACAGTCTGCAAGCTTGGTTCTGAGCATCACTGTGGAAGATGTGAATGACAACCCACCAGTgctcccccaaaaatcctacTCTGTGACTGTGAGGGAGAATGAGCCTCCACATGTG attttgaGCGCAGTAGCCACAGATGCAGATATAGGGTACAATGCCATCATTCATTACACCATCACTGGAGAGACAACTTCATTTCATGTTGGAGAACTTTCTGGAGATATTGCAACCCTTCAGCCTCTGGACTATGAAAGTCAATCCCAGTACAAGTTTATTCTGAAAGCTTTCAATACTGGAGAGCCACATCTCCAGGACACAGCAAACATTACAG TTACTGTGGAAGATGTCAATGAAGAGGGACCCGTGTTTGACCAGTCCTCATATCACAAGATCCTCCTGGACAATTCTACAGCTGGCACACTGGTAGTAGACATCAATGCAAGAGATGAAGGCAAGGGTTATGATGAAGGCATTTTCTACAATATTTCAG gtGGAAACTCAGAAGGCCTCTTTAATCTTTCCAGTACCACAGGAGAGCTCAGGCTAACAAGAGACTTATCCACACAAAGTGCTGCCCTGTACTACTCCTTGAACGTCACCGCGACGGATTCGGGCCTGCCGCCTCTTTCAGCCTCTGTGAAG GTGTCAGTCGTGGTTGTTCCCATGGATGTGTCCTTCCCAGTGTTCCTGGAAGAAGCCTatcaccctgcccctctgccagaGCAGAGCCCCCCAGACACGTTTGTTGTGGAGGTCAGAGCCTTGTACAAGCTCCCTGTGGACTACAGCATCACCTCTGGAGATGAGGAGG gATATTTcattatccatccatccagtgGTATTGTAAGAACAAGTAAGAATCTAAAACTGGAAGATTTTCCAGTAAATTTCAAGGTACGAGCAACAGACTCATCTAATGCTGCCATATTTAATGAAGTGGAAGTGAAGGTGGAAGTCATTGATGAAAACAATTTCCCACCAGTTTTCCCATCTTCTCTACTGGAAGAGAGATTGCCAGAG CATTCCCCTGCCACTCAGATTGTGCAGCTGAAAGCTCAggacagtgacacaggcagAAATGGTTTCCTGACATATGGCATTCTCAATGGACAAGGACTGAAATTCAGGATAAATGAAACCACTGGAATCCTTTATTCCACTGCCCCCTTTGATTATGAAGAGGAACCCACAGAGTATCAG GTTGTGGTGTATGCTGAAGATGATGGAATCCCTGAGAAGAAGAGGGGTTACTGCACAGTTGTGATAAAGATCACTGACATTAATGACTGGCCACCTGTGTTTGATCCAGTGCCTGACTTCAGTGTCCAGGAAAATGTGCCTGTGGGATTCATTGTTGGAAAAATCACAGCATCAGACAGAGACACAGGAGACAATGCCTTTATCCTGTATGACCTCACAG GTGAGggagaaaatatatttgaaatagATGCAATACAGGGCATCATTAAGATAAGGAACTCTCCAGACTATGAAACCATGAATAAATACAACCTCACAGTGACTGCAGTCAACAATAAATCTGCCCCTTTCTATCAG GCAGCCATCCATGTGAGAGTTGCAGTGGTGGATGTGAATGACAATGCCCCCGTGTTTGCCCAGAGCTCCTACTCTGCTGCCATGAACATGGTGAATCCCGTGGGAGCTCCTGTCCTCACCGTGAGTGCCACCGACCGTGACCAG GGGCACAATGGCCTCATTGAGTATTACATCCTCCCGGATGCCACCGTGAGCCCCTTCTTCCTGATAGAGGATTTGAGTGAGGGGAAGATAATTACAACTGGAAACCTGTCTAGATCTGGAGAGATGCATTTAACAGTGATGGCAAAGGACAAAGGCTCTCCCCCATTAAATGGCACTGCTGTGGTTACTCTGAGTGTGTTTGACAACCGTCCCTTCGTTCCTCGCTTCAACAAAAGTGAGATCAG CGTTTCTGTTTTGGAGAACACTGGAGTGGATTATTTAATTTATGATTTTGCTGTGGTTGAAACTTCAGGAAAACCAATTGATTACACTGTTGTATCTGGCAATGAAAGAG GTCACTTTAGACTGGATCCTGAAAGTGGTGAGCTGAGAACAGCAGTGAATTTGGACTATGAGGAAGTTTCTCAGTATGTGATTTTAATTCAAGCAAACAGAAGAGTCTCCTCTGCTGCAGAAGTGCAGCGTTCAG GGCTGTTTGCTGAGAACGCGGCCATGCTGACCATCTCCGTGCAGGACGTGAACGAGCAGCCCGTGTTCTCCAGCCCCTCCTACTCTGCCCGCATTCCCAGCTCCGTGCCCTACAAATACCCTGTCACCACAGTCCAG GCCACAGATCCAGACTCAGGAGACAATGGAAGCCTGCAGTACAGCTTAGTGGGAGGCCAAACCAACGAGTTTGACATCAATGAAAACACGGGGCAGATTTTTACAGTTTCTGTagcaggaaaagctggaacGTTTTATCTGCAAGTCCAAGCTGCAGACCAAGGCACAAGAAGACTCACAGCCCAGACAACAGTCAAT GTAACTGTTGATTCCAGTTCCAGTAGCAACGTTGTGATGCTGGTGCTAAATCAGAAGATCAGTGTTGTGGAAAGAAAGAGTGTTGAAGTACAAAG GGTCCTGGAAGAGAAACTTGGATGGAATGTATATGTGCTTAATATCTATTCCAAGGAGTCTGACAGAAATGCAAGGAGCAGCACTGATGAAACCCAAGTAAACATCATTGCCTTTGATGAGGCCCACCAGGAAGTATCTGCAGAAGATGTGAAAAG GAAGCTGAGGGAGCAGAAGGCTGCCAttgagctggggctgcaggacgTGTTCTCAGCGCCCGTCAGCGCGGCCGTGCCGGAGGCTGCGGCGGCCCCGGCACCCCCGGAGCGCACGGCTGCCATCGTGCTCGGGGTGCTGCTGGCCATCACCTTCATCGCCTTCCTGGCCTATGTCCTGCTGGAcctgaaaaggaaaag AAAGTATGGGAAACAGGATTTGGTTAAGAAAGTTGACATTATGGAGGGCATTGATAACCCATGGGCAGATGACAAAAATGGAAGTCTGAAAAGCTTAGAGAAACCAGAGCACATGAATAATGG GAGAACTGAGGTGATGTCATTTGACAACCTGGAAGGCACCAGAGGAGATGATtctgaaaaagatgaaattCAGGCCCCCCAAAAAGACAATTACCTGGAGACAGTGCTGCTGGATTACAAGGGTGAAAGTGAGGAAAATGGAGCACCTAAAAAAGTTGCTGGAAGTAGAAATGCGGAGGTCCAGCCCACAGCAAGATTCACAACAGAACAGGTAACAAGATTTTTGATTGCAAAGCATGGAGTGAAAGGTTATTTTATTGTTATTCACCAAGTAACTGAAGCAATTATCAAAAAAAGCTAA
- the LOC129119026 gene encoding activator of 90 kDa heat shock protein ATPase homolog 2-like, which translates to MAKWGQGDPRWIVEERADATNVNNWHWTERDATSWSKRKLKEVLEGLVVEGEAGRCEIGDLKHVEGEASCNSRKGKLIFFYEWNLRLSWKGTVKESGEKHKGSVEIPNLSEENEVDDTEINVSKKKGEGDVLKELMRTEGTTKVREALRDYLKALKTEFTLGMILPTKAAVGQELATERKPSGSPVQDSVTPQALDMVGVKIPTVRIQMREVFNSPADELYSIFTKKELVQKFSKCPAVIEAEKGGKLQMFEGCVSGEYTELVPSQRLVLKWRCRSWPEEHYATVALTFQDLAAQSELELECKGVPVSHEESTRQCWKKQYFEEIHLLLQQSKDSME; encoded by the exons ATGGCCAAGTGGGGCCAGGGGGACCCGCGCTGGATCGTGGAGGAGCGGGCGGACGCCACCAACGTGAACAACTGGCACTG GACGGAGCGGGACGCGACCAGCTGGTCCAAGAGGAAGCTGAaggaggtgctggaggggcTGGTGGTGGAGGGCGAGGCCGGGCGCTGCGAGATCGGCGACCTCAAACACGTGGAGGGCGAAGCGTCCTGCAACAGCCGCAAAGGGAAACTCATCTTCTTCTACGAGTGGAACCTGCGCCTCAGCTGGAAAG GTACAGTCAAAGAGTCTGGTGAGAAACATAAGGGATCTGTTGAAATTCCTAACCTGTCAGAAGAAAATGAGGTAGATGATACAGAG aTAAATGTTAGCAAGAAGAAAGGGGAAGGGGATGTTCTGAAGGAGCTGATGAGAACTGAAGGAACCACCAAAGTCAGAGAGGCCCTGAGGGACTACCTGAAAGCACTTAAAACAG AGTTCACCTTGGGAATGATTCTGCCAACCAAAGCTGCTGTAGGTCAGGAACTGGCCACGGAGCGAAAACCAAGCGGGAGCCCTGTGCAG GACTCTGTTACACCACAGGCTCTGGATATGGTTGGAGTAAAAATTCCAACAGTGAGGATACAGATGAGGGAAGTCTTCAACTCTCCAGCTGATGAACTGTACAGCATCTTCACAAAGAAGGAA ttggtACAGAAGTTCTCCAAGTGCCCAGCTGTGattgaagcagagaaaggagGCAAACTCCAGATGTTTGAGGGCTGTGTCAGTGGTGAATACACAGAACTG GTGCCAAGCCAAAGACTGGTCCTGAAGTGGCGGTGTAGGAGCTGGCCTGAGG AACATTATGCAACTGTGGCCTTGACCTTCCAGGACCTGGCGGCTCAgtcagagctggagctggaatgcAAAGGGGTTCCTGTCTCCCATGAAGAGAGCACAAGACAATGTTGGAAGAAGCAGTATTTTGAAGAAATACATCTTTTACTGCAGCAATCAAAAGACAGCATGGAATGA